The Candidatus Koribacter versatilis Ellin345 genome has a segment encoding these proteins:
- a CDS encoding TolC family protein: protein MIPQRFQKVALILALVSVAPDTGFAQAAPAPQTNDAIQQTETSTAMPDREHPQSGGFMPFLRTYQYRPVPDLELDHASKIASLVQNGVLRLSLQDALELAVDNNLDVEIHRYDLAIGETDVLRAKGGGITRGVDFTEAQVPSGVGGPGSPLLNAAAATVNPTNPTITNTFQLNQIQQVQTNLSLQGAAPFSPGPALPAYDATFIGQLGWVRRDPLLTTAGVGTGSALTDTQDNTLTNLSLVQGFSTGTQFQAGVNNSAQILTATGSSVNPYFAPPNAIFVVSQPLLRGFGTGVNRRYIRIANNDQKINRLIFRQQLIDIVSGVTRLYWDLVSLREDVAVKQETLRAAKQLYSDNQSQVEVGTLPPLELTRSQSLVSSSELDLVRSQGLVAQQENVLKSQLARRGSGDAILKTAKIEPTDVFNIPTAENLASVDDLVTQALAARPDLAQAIIQVTNGQITLEGSKNALRPELDLFGSLQTRGSLGAISLAPSVPNPITNPASASARIYEAGVQLTLPIRNRIAQADAQRDTLQLRQMQARLQQLENRVRTEVQNAYTAVDVARTAYSAAVHSREYQEQVLQADKDRLSVGATSNFVIVQDASYLAQARSTEVAARSTYVEARVALDRAIGTVLENNKIDLDEAIRDKK from the coding sequence ATGATTCCGCAGCGATTCCAGAAAGTTGCCCTGATCCTCGCTCTCGTGTCCGTGGCGCCAGATACGGGCTTTGCCCAGGCAGCGCCAGCACCGCAGACGAACGATGCCATTCAGCAGACTGAAACCAGCACGGCGATGCCGGACCGCGAGCACCCACAGTCCGGTGGGTTTATGCCGTTCCTGCGCACGTACCAGTACCGTCCTGTGCCCGATCTTGAACTCGATCATGCCAGCAAGATCGCATCCCTGGTGCAGAACGGCGTGCTGCGGCTTTCTCTGCAAGACGCACTTGAACTCGCGGTTGATAACAACCTCGATGTCGAGATCCACCGCTACGATCTTGCCATCGGCGAAACCGACGTCCTGCGGGCCAAGGGTGGCGGGATTACCCGTGGCGTTGACTTTACCGAAGCCCAGGTGCCATCCGGAGTGGGTGGTCCCGGCAGTCCGCTGCTCAACGCGGCGGCTGCCACAGTGAATCCCACCAATCCGACGATTACCAACACCTTCCAGTTGAACCAGATTCAGCAGGTGCAGACGAACCTCTCGTTGCAGGGAGCCGCGCCATTTTCCCCTGGCCCAGCTTTGCCTGCGTACGACGCCACGTTCATCGGCCAGCTCGGCTGGGTCCGCCGCGACCCGCTTCTTACCACCGCGGGTGTCGGCACCGGTAGCGCGCTAACCGATACCCAGGACAACACGCTCACGAACCTATCCCTGGTTCAGGGATTCAGCACGGGTACTCAGTTCCAGGCGGGAGTGAATAACAGCGCGCAAATTCTTACCGCGACCGGCTCTTCCGTAAATCCCTACTTCGCGCCGCCGAACGCGATCTTTGTCGTCTCGCAACCGTTGCTGCGCGGGTTCGGCACCGGCGTGAATCGCCGCTACATTCGCATCGCCAACAACGACCAGAAGATCAATCGCCTCATCTTCCGCCAGCAGCTCATTGACATCGTTTCTGGCGTGACTCGACTTTACTGGGACCTCGTCAGTTTGCGAGAAGACGTGGCTGTGAAGCAAGAAACGTTGCGCGCGGCAAAGCAGCTTTACTCCGATAATCAGTCGCAGGTCGAAGTCGGAACATTGCCGCCTCTTGAACTGACACGCTCGCAGTCTCTGGTCTCCTCCAGTGAACTCGATCTGGTTCGTTCGCAAGGTCTCGTTGCGCAGCAAGAGAATGTTCTCAAGAGCCAGCTTGCCCGGCGCGGTTCGGGCGACGCCATCTTGAAGACGGCGAAGATTGAACCTACCGACGTTTTCAATATTCCGACTGCGGAAAATCTTGCGTCTGTGGATGACCTAGTGACGCAAGCCCTGGCGGCTCGGCCTGACTTGGCGCAGGCAATCATTCAGGTGACCAATGGTCAGATAACGCTGGAAGGATCGAAGAACGCTTTGCGGCCAGAACTCGATCTCTTTGGGAGCCTGCAGACTCGAGGTTCACTCGGCGCAATCTCGCTGGCGCCATCAGTTCCGAACCCGATCACCAATCCGGCGAGCGCTTCGGCACGAATCTACGAAGCGGGTGTTCAACTCACCCTCCCGATCCGCAACCGCATCGCTCAGGCCGACGCTCAGCGCGATACGCTGCAACTCCGCCAGATGCAGGCGCGCCTGCAACAGCTAGAAAACCGGGTTCGAACGGAAGTCCAGAACGCCTACACCGCCGTGGACGTCGCCCGTACCGCGTATAGCGCTGCTGTTCACAGCCGGGAATACCAGGAGCAAGTGCTCCAGGCGGATAAGGACCGTCTCTCCGTTGGGGCGACTTCGAATTTTGTGATTGTGCAGGATGCCAGTTATCTGGCCCAGGCCCGCTCCACCGAAGTCGCCGCGCGGAGCACCTATGTAGAAGCGCGGGTTGCGCTGGATCGCGCGATTGGAACGGTCCTCGAGAACAACAAAATTGATCTCGACGAAGCCATCCGCGACAAGAAGTAG
- a CDS encoding efflux RND transporter periplasmic adaptor subunit: MSNQRLEIEEKHTDAETTHNIRLWIIVAAILLVIVFLVGFVPRHERTKRIGEDAKERQGQPPTVDVTKVRRSDAKSHLSIPGTITAVVEAPIYARASGYISKRNVDFGDHVHAGALLATIDAPDLDQQVDQARATLLQSESVLGQQQAQLKLASVTWDRYKVLVQRGVASKQEGDTQEATYEVAMANVKAAENSVTASRASLDRLLKLQSYEKVTAPFEGIVTARNVDVGTLISTTGAGQGNASGAATGLAQGGEMFRVAQINRLRVFVSIPESYAAFVQTGQNADVTVTSVPNQKFAGKVTRTTNAVDPATRTLLTEVQIDNREGKLLPGMYGTITFESVRTMPPLVIPSDALIYRSQGTMVATVQDNIVHLVPIKVGRDFGSQLEIVEGLNEGDFVAINPSDVARDGAKVTPHELASQNNARPGAAQPPSGQQNNGQGQQGAGKKNSGQ; this comes from the coding sequence ATGAGCAATCAACGACTGGAAATCGAAGAGAAACATACCGACGCCGAAACCACGCACAACATTCGGCTCTGGATCATCGTTGCAGCAATTCTGCTCGTGATCGTTTTTCTTGTCGGCTTTGTGCCTCGACACGAGCGCACCAAGCGGATCGGCGAGGACGCGAAGGAACGCCAGGGCCAGCCTCCGACCGTGGATGTCACCAAGGTACGGAGATCGGACGCCAAATCGCACCTCAGTATTCCCGGGACGATCACGGCGGTAGTCGAAGCACCCATCTACGCGCGGGCTTCCGGGTACATCTCGAAGCGCAATGTAGATTTTGGCGATCACGTCCACGCAGGTGCATTGCTCGCAACTATTGATGCGCCCGACCTCGACCAGCAGGTGGACCAGGCCCGCGCCACGTTGCTCCAAAGCGAATCAGTTCTTGGTCAACAACAAGCGCAGCTCAAACTTGCGAGCGTTACCTGGGACCGTTACAAAGTGCTGGTCCAACGCGGTGTCGCTTCCAAGCAAGAGGGCGACACGCAGGAAGCGACCTACGAAGTTGCTATGGCAAACGTGAAGGCTGCGGAAAATAGTGTCACGGCCAGTCGCGCCAGCCTCGATCGTTTGCTGAAACTGCAGAGCTACGAAAAAGTCACCGCGCCCTTTGAGGGTATCGTCACCGCACGCAACGTGGATGTGGGGACCCTCATCTCCACGACAGGCGCGGGACAGGGGAATGCGTCTGGCGCGGCGACCGGGCTTGCGCAGGGCGGAGAGATGTTCCGCGTTGCCCAAATCAACCGTCTTCGCGTCTTCGTGAGTATTCCTGAGTCTTACGCAGCCTTTGTACAGACCGGCCAGAACGCAGACGTCACGGTGACCTCCGTGCCGAACCAGAAGTTCGCCGGAAAGGTTACGCGCACCACGAACGCGGTTGATCCAGCCACTCGTACGCTGCTCACGGAAGTGCAAATTGATAACCGAGAAGGCAAGCTGCTGCCGGGCATGTACGGCACGATTACTTTCGAGAGTGTCCGCACCATGCCGCCGCTCGTGATTCCGTCGGACGCGCTGATTTACCGATCGCAAGGCACGATGGTCGCCACGGTACAGGACAATATTGTTCACCTCGTGCCGATCAAGGTAGGACGCGACTTCGGCTCCCAGCTTGAAATCGTCGAAGGGCTGAACGAAGGCGATTTTGTCGCCATCAATCCGAGCGATGTCGCTCGCGACGGCGCCAAAGTGACGCCGCATGAACTCGCATCTCAGAACAACGCCCGGCCGGGCGCTGCGCAACCACCCAGTGGTCAGCAAAACAACGGTCAAGGCCAACAAGGCGCAGGGAAGAAGAACTCCGGCCAATGA
- a CDS encoding efflux RND transporter permease subunit codes for MWIVRLALRRPYTFVVASLLILILGLTSIVTTQKDIFPYIDIPVVSVIWTYTGLSPDEMEKRMVTISERAMTTTVNDIEHMESQSYNGVAVIKIYFQPNAKVELAISQVTSIMQTILKVLPPGTTPPAIVKYDASSVPVLQLGLAGEGLSESQLYDYGTNFIRTQLATVQGASIPLPYGGKQRQIMVDIDPLQMYAKRVSAQDVSNALGAQNLILPAGNAKMGDKDYLVRINSSPTTVQGLNDLPIRSVNGAYVYMKDVAQVRDGFAVQANVVRLNGQRSAMLTVLKNGKASTLNIVQQVKDALPRIESTLPSNLKITPQFDQSLFVRASIYGVLREAAIAAALTGLMILLFLGSWRSTLIVCISIPLSILTSIIVLTSLGETINIMTLGGLALAVGILVDDATVELENVHRNMGMKKPLTRAILDGAQQIAVPTLVSTLSICIVFVPVVLLTGAAKYLFTPLAMAVVFAMLASYLLSRTLVPTMVHYLLGAEIPLYTEEHPDTKDSRGFIWRTHQRFEHHFERFREWYKGILTWALYHRAFVLIVFAAFVLGSGLLSLVIGEDFFPYVDAGQMRLHVRAPQGTRIEETETLFAQVEAEIRKIVPADETDLILDNIGLPASGINLAFSDSSSVGVSDGDILIALKEDHRPTKEYIRKIRAMMEQKFPQTDSFFPAANITNQILNFGLPSPIDVQVVGRDPAGNYKIAEEIRDRMKIIPGAVDVHIHQQIAYPEIDVDVDRSKAQQLGLSQRDVASSLLISLSGSFQTQPNQWLNNANGVNYSVTVQTPQYKIDSMEKLENTPLTGPGAQTPQLLGNVATFHRSVSTAIVNHYNVQPTYDVYADADQRDLGGVARDINKIIADVNGHLPKGTFIVVRGQVLTMNQSFTRLGIGIVFAIIFVYLLMAVNFQSWIDPAIILMALPGAFAGILWMLFVTQTTFNVPSLMGTIMSIGVATANSILLVTFANDERLEGKDRIEAAISAGYTRLRPVCMTALAMIIGMLPMALAMGEGGEQNAPLGRAVIGGLLLATLSTLIIVPIVYSLLRKKPPVDYDRAIDEEWHEPNIDEEPQTA; via the coding sequence ATGTGGATCGTACGTCTTGCGCTTAGGCGCCCTTATACCTTTGTTGTCGCATCCCTGCTCATCCTCATTCTGGGCCTGACTTCGATTGTCACAACGCAGAAAGACATCTTTCCCTACATTGATATCCCGGTAGTCAGCGTCATCTGGACGTACACAGGCCTATCGCCTGACGAGATGGAAAAGCGCATGGTGACCATCTCCGAGCGCGCCATGACTACCACCGTCAACGACATCGAGCACATGGAGTCGCAGTCGTACAACGGCGTGGCGGTCATCAAGATCTATTTCCAGCCGAACGCCAAGGTGGAACTTGCGATCTCGCAGGTCACCTCGATCATGCAGACGATCCTGAAGGTTCTGCCGCCGGGAACCACTCCGCCCGCGATCGTGAAGTATGACGCTTCTTCCGTACCGGTCTTGCAGCTTGGTCTTGCGGGAGAGGGACTGAGCGAATCTCAGCTCTACGATTACGGCACGAACTTTATCCGAACGCAGCTGGCTACGGTGCAGGGCGCTTCGATTCCACTGCCTTATGGCGGCAAGCAGCGGCAGATCATGGTGGACATTGACCCGCTGCAGATGTACGCGAAGCGGGTGTCTGCGCAGGATGTTTCCAATGCGCTCGGCGCGCAGAACCTCATCCTTCCAGCCGGCAACGCGAAGATGGGCGATAAGGATTACCTCGTCCGCATCAATAGCAGTCCGACGACGGTCCAGGGACTCAATGATCTTCCGATCCGCTCGGTAAATGGCGCGTATGTCTACATGAAGGACGTTGCCCAGGTTCGCGATGGATTCGCAGTACAGGCGAACGTTGTGCGGTTGAACGGCCAGCGTTCAGCAATGCTGACCGTTTTGAAGAACGGCAAAGCCTCAACGCTGAACATCGTTCAGCAGGTGAAGGACGCGTTGCCGCGCATTGAGAGCACACTGCCTTCGAATCTCAAGATCACGCCGCAGTTTGACCAATCGTTGTTCGTTCGCGCTTCGATTTATGGCGTGCTGCGTGAAGCTGCCATCGCCGCCGCGCTCACCGGCCTGATGATCCTGCTCTTTCTCGGAAGCTGGCGCAGTACGCTGATCGTCTGTATTTCGATCCCTCTTTCGATTCTTACTTCGATCATCGTACTTACGTCGCTCGGCGAGACGATCAACATCATGACGCTTGGCGGCCTCGCGCTCGCCGTCGGAATTCTTGTGGACGACGCAACGGTGGAACTCGAAAACGTCCATCGCAACATGGGCATGAAGAAACCGCTCACGCGCGCCATCCTCGACGGCGCGCAACAAATCGCGGTGCCCACGCTGGTTTCCACGCTCTCGATCTGTATCGTGTTCGTGCCTGTCGTGCTGCTCACCGGTGCGGCCAAGTATCTCTTCACGCCGCTCGCGATGGCGGTAGTTTTCGCGATGCTGGCTTCGTACCTGCTCTCCCGAACTCTCGTCCCGACGATGGTGCACTATCTGCTTGGCGCCGAGATCCCGCTCTACACGGAAGAACATCCCGACACCAAAGACTCTCGCGGCTTCATCTGGCGCACACACCAACGCTTTGAGCATCACTTTGAACGCTTTCGCGAGTGGTACAAGGGGATCCTCACCTGGGCGCTCTATCATCGCGCCTTCGTGCTGATCGTCTTCGCGGCGTTCGTGTTGGGCTCAGGACTTTTGTCGCTTGTAATCGGCGAAGATTTCTTCCCCTACGTGGATGCCGGACAGATGCGTTTGCACGTCCGCGCTCCGCAGGGAACCCGCATCGAGGAGACCGAGACCCTCTTTGCGCAAGTTGAAGCCGAAATCCGCAAGATCGTACCGGCCGACGAGACTGATCTGATCCTCGACAACATCGGCCTCCCTGCGAGCGGCATCAATTTGGCGTTCAGCGACTCATCCAGCGTGGGTGTTTCCGACGGAGATATCCTCATCGCGCTGAAAGAGGACCATCGGCCTACCAAGGAGTACATCCGCAAGATTCGCGCGATGATGGAACAGAAGTTCCCGCAGACCGACTCATTCTTCCCGGCCGCGAACATCACCAATCAGATCCTGAACTTCGGCTTGCCATCACCAATTGATGTGCAGGTCGTCGGTCGTGACCCGGCAGGGAACTACAAGATCGCCGAAGAGATCCGCGATCGCATGAAGATCATTCCCGGCGCCGTGGATGTCCACATCCATCAGCAAATTGCTTATCCTGAAATTGACGTTGACGTGGACCGTAGCAAGGCGCAACAACTCGGGCTCAGTCAGAGAGACGTCGCCAGTTCGCTTCTCATTTCGCTCAGCGGCAGTTTCCAGACCCAACCGAACCAGTGGCTGAACAACGCCAACGGGGTGAACTACTCGGTTACAGTGCAAACGCCGCAGTACAAGATTGACTCGATGGAGAAGCTGGAAAACACGCCGCTCACCGGACCGGGCGCGCAGACACCGCAATTGCTCGGCAACGTCGCGACCTTCCATCGCTCCGTTTCCACGGCGATCGTGAATCATTACAATGTGCAGCCAACGTATGACGTCTATGCCGACGCCGATCAGCGCGACCTGGGCGGCGTAGCTCGCGACATCAACAAGATCATTGCGGACGTCAATGGTCACCTGCCGAAGGGGACGTTCATCGTGGTGCGTGGCCAGGTGCTGACGATGAATCAGTCATTCACCCGCCTCGGCATCGGCATTGTGTTCGCGATCATCTTCGTCTACCTGCTGATGGCCGTAAACTTCCAATCGTGGATTGATCCAGCCATCATCCTAATGGCACTTCCGGGCGCATTCGCAGGGATCTTGTGGATGTTGTTTGTGACGCAAACGACTTTTAACGTGCCCTCACTAATGGGCACGATCATGAGTATCGGCGTGGCGACCGCGAACAGTATTCTGCTTGTGACGTTCGCCAACGACGAGCGCCTCGAAGGCAAAGATCGTATCGAAGCCGCAATTTCCGCAGGCTACACGCGCCTCCGTCCCGTCTGCATGACCGCCCTCGCCATGATCATTGGTATGCTTCCGATGGCATTGGCGATGGGCGAAGGCGGCGAACAAAACGCACCCCTCGGGCGCGCCGTGATTGGTGGACTGCTCCTGGCAACACTGAGTACTTTGATCATCGTGCCAATCGTTTACTCGTTACTCCGTAAAAAACCGCCGGTGGATTACGACCGCGCAATTGACGAAGAGTGGCATGAGCCAAATATTGATGAAGAACCGCAGACGGCGTAA
- a CDS encoding ATP-binding protein — protein sequence MYVWIAATLTVAALLCWVVTVRHRATRLSRRIDELQREMGVRECIERQLQASQSNLQMATDASGVGTWYWDLASDELSCSDQAVRLFGLTNTGKIFKSPDFVNAIHPDDQDRVLETVANAFREASKYHVEYRVFRPDTSVIWLATSGRALKDPDGEVRRVAGITVDVTDRKRLEESFYQAQKMEAVGRLAGGVAHDFNNMLGVISAYAELLREEPSLSLRASKRVDEILSATQRANALTRQLLAFSRKQVISPTTLDLNAVVYGVKDMLQRLVGEDVRISVMATPKLPPIKADRGQLEQVLLNFAANSRDAMPKGGRFTLRTSLEPAPADLPRPLTGDCVCLEVSDTGDGMSPEVMKHIFEPFYTTKSSGKGTGLGLATVYGVVEQAHGTIRVESAPGKGTTFRVYLPAMPGQVAEAANTDMPKAPVSVKASVLLVEDEQSLREVLTEFMQTAGVQVTAVSSGREAVARINSDAEVDILLTDLVMPEMDGRSLAQIARTKRPSLQIIYMSGHTNDTLTQKELVADGLPYLQKPFTRADLLKALTAVLKQTA from the coding sequence GTGTACGTTTGGATCGCAGCCACGCTGACCGTGGCAGCGCTGCTGTGCTGGGTGGTGACTGTCCGTCATCGCGCCACACGCCTTTCCCGGCGTATTGACGAATTGCAACGCGAAATGGGTGTTCGCGAATGCATCGAACGCCAACTCCAGGCCAGCCAGTCGAACCTCCAGATGGCTACGGATGCGTCCGGTGTTGGGACCTGGTATTGGGATTTAGCATCCGACGAACTCTCTTGTTCTGACCAGGCGGTAAGGCTGTTCGGACTCACGAACACTGGCAAGATCTTCAAGTCACCCGATTTCGTAAACGCCATTCACCCCGACGATCAGGACCGTGTTCTTGAAACGGTTGCGAACGCATTCCGCGAGGCGAGCAAATATCACGTGGAGTACCGCGTCTTCCGGCCGGATACGAGCGTCATATGGCTGGCCACTTCCGGCCGCGCGCTGAAAGATCCCGATGGCGAAGTACGACGGGTTGCGGGCATCACAGTGGATGTGACCGACCGAAAACGCCTGGAGGAGAGCTTCTATCAGGCGCAGAAAATGGAAGCGGTTGGCCGACTCGCGGGTGGCGTGGCGCACGATTTCAATAACATGCTGGGCGTCATTTCTGCGTATGCGGAGCTTTTGCGGGAAGAACCTAGTCTTTCTCTTCGAGCGAGCAAACGCGTCGACGAGATCCTGAGTGCGACCCAGCGTGCTAACGCGCTCACGCGTCAGCTTCTTGCTTTCAGCCGGAAGCAGGTTATCAGTCCAACCACTCTCGATCTGAACGCTGTTGTATACGGCGTGAAGGACATGCTGCAGCGGCTTGTTGGGGAAGATGTTCGCATCAGCGTGATGGCCACGCCCAAGCTGCCTCCGATCAAGGCGGACCGCGGTCAACTCGAGCAAGTGCTGCTGAATTTTGCCGCCAATTCTCGCGATGCCATGCCCAAGGGAGGCCGCTTCACGCTTCGGACTTCTCTCGAGCCCGCACCTGCTGATCTCCCGCGCCCGCTCACCGGAGACTGTGTGTGCCTTGAGGTTTCGGATACTGGCGACGGCATGAGTCCCGAAGTGATGAAACACATTTTCGAGCCGTTCTACACCACGAAATCGTCGGGCAAGGGAACTGGTCTCGGCCTGGCAACGGTGTATGGAGTGGTCGAACAGGCACACGGCACAATCCGCGTGGAGAGCGCGCCCGGCAAGGGAACTACCTTCCGCGTTTATCTGCCGGCGATGCCGGGCCAGGTCGCCGAAGCTGCCAACACGGACATGCCGAAGGCACCAGTCTCGGTTAAGGCAAGTGTTCTGCTCGTGGAAGACGAACAATCGTTGCGGGAAGTCTTAACTGAATTTATGCAGACCGCCGGAGTTCAAGTGACGGCGGTGTCGAGCGGCCGAGAAGCGGTCGCGCGGATCAATTCCGACGCCGAAGTGGACATTCTGCTTACCGACCTGGTGATGCCGGAGATGGATGGCCGCTCACTGGCTCAAATCGCGCGAACCAAGCGTCCCAGTCTGCAAATCATCTACATGTCGGGCCACACCAACGACACGCTCACGCAGAAAGAACTGGTTGCCGATGGCCTGCCTTATCTGCAGAAGCCATTCACACGCGCCGACCTCCTCAAAGCTTTGACCGCTGTGCTGAAACAGACCGCTTAG
- a CDS encoding tetratricopeptide repeat protein: MPATATKTASNAGKIWIQSPAIDLIVGCGAWSAPLLLVSYLALSSHVATWAIVFYALALFFNYPHYMATIYRAYHTAEDFQKYRIFTVHITGLLLLTALLSHFYVRMLPWIFTLYLTASPWHYSGQNYGLFMMFARRAGASPSGRERWSLYSVFLLTYAILFLNLHAGPSTDQLFVSLNLPILFVRWATIALTFVCIGLSAYGLNALRRQIGPKAMLPSVTLLSTQFLWFLIPSLLAASGRLVLPQSRYSTGVLAVMHSAQYLWITSYYAKREATTATAKWRPVAYFAVLIAGGIALFIPGPWLASYAFHFDFTSSFLIFTALVNLHHFILDGAIWKLRDGRIAGLLLNAPAKFAKAAGDTSGALLRFSRWTIGPSTGALALRVGMICGLVGLAVLDQTRFVLGMSVEHPTRLQRAASLNPYDASVQLRIAKDAAGAGDKDAALLAFKNAQSARPNDTSIRDQYLRFLLAQQMYPEAFQLTTEWLARTPNDADLLVNRGILANYVGNSEAAHASWEQALKVDPRQWNAHLYLAELLQSEGKPAEALQHFRVYFDSVASLKPANRPTADVVVGALIHMAGCMSDTGDQFHAIRSYDTAERIARESGDKRLQSLVASSAADFRDKHGSFSEALRLFQQALRIDSSIPSAELEARDLISYAELLREHHLENLAYACLLRAHLLMEGNQGVPEFARVENSLKELEKTSDAKQIAEVQHDPDRVLAQALNLLN; encoded by the coding sequence ATGCCAGCGACTGCGACGAAAACGGCTTCCAATGCGGGAAAAATCTGGATCCAAAGCCCTGCGATTGACTTGATCGTAGGATGCGGAGCGTGGTCGGCGCCACTGTTGTTGGTGTCGTACCTGGCGCTCTCGTCTCATGTGGCGACTTGGGCCATCGTATTTTATGCGCTCGCCCTCTTCTTTAACTACCCGCATTACATGGCGACAATCTACCGTGCCTACCATACGGCCGAAGATTTCCAGAAGTATCGGATCTTCACCGTGCACATCACGGGTTTGCTACTCCTTACGGCGCTGCTCTCGCACTTTTACGTGCGGATGCTGCCATGGATTTTCACCCTCTACCTGACCGCCAGTCCCTGGCATTACAGCGGGCAAAATTACGGTTTGTTCATGATGTTTGCGCGCCGGGCCGGTGCTTCGCCGAGCGGACGCGAGCGGTGGTCGCTTTACTCGGTTTTCCTGCTGACATATGCAATTCTCTTCCTGAATCTGCACGCTGGCCCTTCCACTGATCAGCTTTTCGTTTCACTGAACCTGCCAATTCTGTTTGTGCGCTGGGCGACGATCGCGCTGACCTTTGTCTGCATTGGGCTCTCGGCGTATGGCCTGAACGCATTGCGTCGGCAAATTGGCCCCAAAGCCATGCTGCCTTCGGTCACGTTGCTCTCCACACAGTTCCTCTGGTTCCTCATTCCCAGTTTGCTCGCAGCTTCGGGACGCTTGGTGCTCCCGCAAAGCCGATACAGTACTGGCGTGCTCGCGGTGATGCACTCCGCTCAATATTTGTGGATCACCAGCTACTACGCCAAGCGTGAAGCCACCACCGCGACGGCAAAGTGGCGGCCTGTCGCGTACTTTGCTGTGCTGATCGCTGGCGGCATCGCATTGTTCATTCCCGGACCATGGTTGGCCAGCTACGCCTTCCACTTCGACTTCACCAGCAGCTTCTTGATCTTCACAGCGTTAGTAAACCTCCATCACTTCATCCTCGATGGCGCTATCTGGAAGTTGCGCGACGGGCGAATCGCTGGATTGCTCCTGAACGCGCCCGCGAAGTTCGCGAAAGCTGCCGGCGATACCAGCGGAGCTCTCCTGCGTTTCAGCCGCTGGACGATTGGCCCAAGTACCGGCGCGCTCGCTCTGCGCGTCGGAATGATCTGCGGCTTGGTTGGGCTCGCGGTCCTCGACCAGACACGCTTCGTGCTTGGAATGAGCGTCGAACATCCGACGCGCCTGCAACGCGCAGCGTCGCTAAACCCGTACGACGCATCCGTTCAGTTGCGCATCGCGAAGGACGCGGCTGGTGCGGGTGACAAGGATGCCGCCTTGCTGGCGTTCAAGAATGCACAGAGCGCTCGCCCGAACGACACCTCCATCCGCGACCAGTATTTGCGCTTTCTCCTCGCGCAGCAGATGTATCCCGAAGCGTTTCAACTCACGACAGAATGGCTCGCGCGAACTCCGAATGACGCGGACTTGCTCGTGAATCGGGGAATCCTCGCGAACTATGTAGGCAATTCCGAAGCAGCCCATGCGAGTTGGGAGCAGGCGCTGAAGGTGGATCCTCGCCAGTGGAACGCGCACTTATATCTGGCGGAGCTCTTGCAGAGTGAGGGCAAACCGGCAGAGGCGCTCCAGCACTTCCGCGTGTATTTCGATTCTGTTGCCTCGCTGAAACCCGCAAACCGGCCAACCGCTGATGTCGTCGTCGGCGCCCTGATTCACATGGCGGGTTGCATGTCGGATACCGGCGACCAGTTTCACGCCATTCGCAGCTATGACACCGCAGAGCGTATCGCGCGTGAATCTGGAGACAAGCGGTTGCAAAGCCTCGTCGCGAGCAGCGCGGCAGATTTTCGCGATAAGCACGGCAGTTTCTCTGAAGCACTGCGCCTGTTCCAGCAAGCGCTACGAATCGATAGCTCGATTCCTTCGGCGGAGCTCGAAGCCAGGGACTTAATCAGCTACGCGGAACTCTTGCGCGAGCACCACTTGGAAAACCTCGCTTACGCCTGCCTGCTGCGCGCACATCTTTTGATGGAAGGAAATCAGGGAGTTCCGGAATTCGCGCGCGTCGAGAACAGCTTGAAAGAGTTGGAAAAAACCAGCGACGCCAAGCAGATCGCCGAAGTACAGCACGATCCAGATCGCGTCCTGGCGCAGGCATTGAATCTTCTGAACTGA